A stretch of the Synechocystis sp. PCC 7338 genome encodes the following:
- a CDS encoding Hpt domain-containing protein, with protein sequence MLNSDIRDHAYQFFIEEAPELLSVIEMSLLELRGERTPAQIHGIMRAAHSIKGGAASVQLPAIEELAHRLEDIFKALYNDAVVVDETMEGLLLECFDHLKQALTTQIETGQLDHSGVLEQGLPVIAAIEEQLGDYLAAGEQFLPSSADLGVDIVASLFEVDIAQGLAEIRATLAGEDQATLQATLSAQTEIFAGLAEILNLPGFKEITDLVAQGLGNPEVPIGELAAVAVEDWQQSCGQVLDNGDRQQGGEPSDALVALVRGPEEANQEEMAGLEDVFGSFGAEEEFFGMDFPELGEIPTAISTAEENVFAEWSEEPTAMLLQSGEGAIPASDRRPSLGPERVNLEEPAYRFFIEEAPTLLQEIETGLLTIGQDRSAAVVHGIMRAAHSLKGGAASVGLETIKHIAHRLEDIFKALYNEEVAIDQTMETLLLQGFDCLRNPLEQQIDQGYYDPETAWQSAQGPIVNLEQRLGGHLAAGEQFLPSSADLGVDVVASVFEVDIAEGIAAVVAAQHQGPESLREVLTSRTEIFLGLAEILNLPGFQGICAAVQQALAVNPEQLSTIATQALADWQAGVQQVLENGDRQRGGEASAALLALGQRLSPPAESRSQPFSAPAPVLGDLFFGDDEDETEQEPSPPTMPMTGPWQPQLGPEASPTLEQTPMEAETVESPPSLEEVFGGLTADVVMESPVPAVEQVDPSGETLFLVQAVEEAFDSLPPVATPAEPIATPKKEEQTPTPLVEHTPERRAVPREQNPANLSIRVDFQRLERMNNWVGELAINRNSLSLQNQQLQTAVGALGQRFGTFQAMALKLRQLADQLAIRPEGDTMLRAQPQPQGWLGNTFDSLEMDSYGTLSAQLQEILEEMMQLEEAVDDVVLFSRAANQTVDAQKQMLFSLRDELMWARMLPLGEILQRFPRLLRDMASKFNKPVQIKLHGTAVLVDRLALEKLYDPLLHLLRNAFDHGIEDTDTRLAAGKPATGTIEIHAYHQGNQTIIEMRDDGGGLNGNKILQRAVERGLITQEQGQRLSTEQINDLIFEPNFSTADQVSELSGRGVGLDVVRQQLQALKGTIVVSSRPGRGTVFSLRLPLTLTIAKLLVCLVGQDQGILTAIAIPSDSVAELMVPTAEQLKTSGGQRFLHWQQLTIPIYSLAQLLPYQCPLSEQQTSKLLTTVPQPDNWHLPLVLLRLGQQYYALEVNRLVTEQELVIKPFAPLLPAPSYLYGATILADGTLIPVVNGALLLEWHWQKGIDNLAMADSGEEPLPTPGRKAKTILVVDDSAALRRTLAFTLERSGYRVMQAKDGQEALKTLAQTGEVDLIICDVEMPNLNGFEFLGQRRRNADLLKIPVAMLTSRGSDKHRQLAKTLGANAYFTKPYIEQQFLGAVQELLAAGQLSVSSY encoded by the coding sequence ATGCTCAACTCCGATATCCGTGACCACGCCTACCAGTTTTTCATTGAAGAAGCGCCAGAATTGCTCAGTGTGATTGAAATGAGCCTGCTGGAGTTGAGGGGGGAGAGAACACCAGCCCAAATCCATGGCATTATGCGGGCGGCCCATTCCATTAAGGGGGGAGCGGCCAGTGTGCAACTACCGGCCATTGAAGAGTTAGCCCACCGGCTGGAGGACATTTTCAAGGCGTTGTATAACGATGCGGTGGTGGTGGATGAAACCATGGAGGGACTGTTGCTGGAATGCTTCGACCACCTTAAACAAGCCCTCACCACCCAGATTGAAACGGGGCAGTTAGACCATAGTGGGGTTTTAGAGCAGGGGTTGCCGGTGATTGCGGCCATTGAGGAACAGTTGGGAGACTATCTGGCGGCGGGGGAACAGTTTTTGCCCAGCTCGGCGGATTTGGGGGTGGACATTGTGGCTTCGTTGTTTGAGGTGGATATTGCCCAAGGATTGGCGGAGATTAGGGCTACGTTGGCGGGGGAAGACCAGGCCACATTGCAGGCAACGTTGTCGGCGCAAACGGAAATTTTTGCTGGGCTGGCGGAAATTTTAAATTTGCCTGGGTTTAAGGAAATTACTGACCTGGTGGCGCAAGGTTTGGGGAATCCTGAGGTACCCATAGGGGAATTGGCGGCGGTGGCGGTGGAGGATTGGCAACAGAGCTGTGGACAAGTGCTGGACAATGGCGATCGCCAACAGGGGGGAGAACCCAGTGATGCCTTAGTGGCGTTGGTGCGGGGGCCGGAGGAAGCGAATCAGGAAGAAATGGCGGGATTGGAGGATGTGTTTGGTAGTTTCGGGGCTGAGGAAGAATTTTTCGGCATGGACTTTCCTGAGCTAGGAGAAATTCCCACCGCCATTAGCACAGCAGAGGAAAATGTCTTTGCAGAATGGTCGGAAGAGCCCACGGCAATGCTGCTCCAGTCCGGGGAAGGGGCGATTCCCGCCAGCGATCGCCGACCCAGCTTGGGGCCAGAAAGGGTGAACCTGGAGGAACCGGCCTACCGATTTTTCATTGAGGAAGCGCCCACCCTGTTGCAGGAAATAGAAACGGGACTATTGACCATTGGGCAAGACCGGTCAGCGGCGGTGGTCCATGGCATTATGCGAGCGGCCCATTCCCTCAAGGGGGGAGCCGCCAGTGTGGGGTTGGAAACCATCAAACATATCGCCCATCGACTGGAGGATATTTTTAAGGCGCTCTATAACGAAGAAGTGGCCATAGACCAAACTATGGAAACCCTTTTATTGCAAGGATTTGACTGCCTGCGGAACCCGTTGGAGCAACAAATTGACCAGGGGTACTACGACCCAGAAACGGCTTGGCAGAGCGCCCAGGGGCCCATTGTTAACCTAGAGCAACGACTGGGGGGCCATTTAGCGGCGGGGGAACAGTTTTTGCCCAGCTCCGCTGACCTAGGGGTGGATGTGGTGGCATCAGTATTTGAAGTGGACATTGCCGAGGGTATTGCTGCGGTGGTGGCGGCCCAACACCAGGGGCCAGAATCATTGCGGGAGGTCTTGACTAGCCGAACGGAAATTTTTCTGGGGCTAGCGGAAATTCTTAACTTACCGGGGTTCCAAGGTATTTGTGCAGCGGTGCAACAGGCCCTGGCGGTCAACCCGGAACAATTATCTACCATTGCCACCCAGGCTTTGGCGGATTGGCAGGCCGGTGTTCAACAAGTGCTGGAAAACGGCGATCGCCAACGGGGGGGGGAAGCAAGTGCGGCATTGTTAGCCCTGGGACAAAGGCTTTCTCCCCCAGCAGAGTCCCGATCCCAGCCCTTTTCTGCTCCGGCTCCGGTATTGGGGGATCTATTTTTTGGCGATGATGAGGACGAGACAGAGCAAGAACCGTCTCCCCCCACTATGCCCATGACTGGGCCATGGCAACCCCAGCTTGGGCCAGAGGCTTCCCCTACCCTGGAGCAAACTCCCATGGAAGCTGAAACGGTGGAGTCCCCCCCTTCCCTGGAGGAAGTTTTCGGTGGGTTGACTGCTGATGTAGTGATGGAGAGCCCAGTCCCTGCCGTAGAGCAAGTAGATCCTTCTGGGGAAACTTTGTTCTTGGTGCAGGCGGTGGAGGAAGCTTTTGATTCTTTGCCTCCCGTTGCAACTCCCGCAGAGCCTATTGCTACTCCTAAAAAGGAAGAGCAGACTCCAACTCCTCTGGTGGAACACACCCCCGAACGGCGGGCGGTACCGAGGGAGCAAAATCCGGCTAATCTTTCCATCCGGGTGGATTTTCAGCGGTTAGAGCGCATGAATAATTGGGTGGGGGAATTGGCGATTAATCGCAATAGCCTTTCTTTACAAAATCAGCAATTGCAAACAGCGGTGGGGGCCCTGGGGCAACGTTTCGGCACCTTCCAAGCCATGGCTTTGAAGTTGAGGCAGTTGGCAGACCAATTGGCGATCCGGCCGGAAGGGGACACTATGCTCCGGGCCCAGCCGCAACCCCAGGGGTGGCTAGGTAACACCTTTGACTCGTTGGAAATGGATTCCTATGGCACCCTCTCGGCCCAGTTGCAAGAAATTTTAGAAGAGATGATGCAGTTGGAGGAGGCAGTGGATGATGTGGTGCTATTTTCCAGGGCGGCCAATCAAACGGTGGATGCCCAAAAGCAAATGCTGTTTTCCCTGCGAGATGAACTGATGTGGGCCCGGATGCTACCTCTGGGGGAAATTCTACAGCGTTTTCCCCGTTTGCTCAGGGATATGGCCAGCAAGTTTAATAAGCCGGTGCAGATTAAGCTCCATGGCACGGCGGTGTTAGTGGATCGTTTGGCCCTGGAGAAGCTCTATGACCCCCTGCTCCATCTACTCCGCAATGCTTTTGACCATGGCATTGAGGATACTGATACCCGTTTGGCGGCGGGAAAACCGGCCACGGGCACCATTGAGATCCATGCCTATCATCAGGGCAATCAGACCATTATTGAAATGCGGGACGATGGAGGCGGACTCAACGGGAATAAAATTTTGCAACGGGCGGTGGAACGGGGCTTAATTACCCAGGAACAGGGGCAACGGTTATCGACGGAGCAGATTAATGATTTGATTTTTGAGCCGAACTTTTCCACGGCGGACCAGGTGAGCGAGCTGTCGGGCCGGGGGGTGGGGCTGGATGTGGTGCGGCAACAGTTACAGGCTCTGAAGGGAACTATTGTGGTGTCTTCTCGCCCTGGGCGGGGGACGGTGTTTTCCTTACGCTTACCTTTGACCCTCACCATTGCTAAGTTGTTGGTGTGCTTGGTGGGGCAGGACCAGGGGATCCTCACGGCGATCGCCATCCCTTCTGATAGTGTGGCGGAGTTGATGGTACCGACGGCGGAACAACTCAAAACTAGTGGGGGGCAACGCTTTCTCCATTGGCAACAATTGACCATCCCGATTTATTCCTTGGCTCAGTTACTGCCCTATCAGTGTCCTTTGTCGGAGCAACAAACCAGCAAGCTGTTGACCACGGTGCCCCAACCAGACAATTGGCACTTGCCCCTGGTGCTACTCCGGCTCGGTCAGCAATATTACGCCCTGGAGGTGAACCGCTTGGTGACGGAACAGGAATTGGTGATTAAACCCTTTGCGCCTCTGTTGCCTGCCCCTTCTTACCTTTATGGGGCCACTATTCTGGCCGATGGCACCTTAATCCCGGTGGTGAATGGAGCGCTGCTGCTGGAATGGCATTGGCAAAAAGGTATAGATAATTTGGCCATGGCGGACTCAGGGGAGGAACCGCTCCCCACTCCAGGACGGAAGGCTAAAACCATTTTAGTGGTGGATGATTCGGCGGCGCTGAGGCGGACTCTGGCTTTCACTCTGGAACGGTCTGGTTATCGGGTGATGCAGGCTAAGGATGGACAGGAAGCCCTGAAGACCCTGGCCCAAACGGGGGAAGTGGATTTGATTATTTGTGATGTGGAAATGCCCAACTTGAATGGCTTTGAATTTCTGGGGCAACGACGCCGCAATGCTGACCTGCTCAAAATTCCGGTGGCCATGCTCACTTCCCGCGGTAGCGATAAGCACCGACAGTTGGCCAAAACCCTGGGGGCCAATGCCTACTTCACCAAGCCCTATATTGAGCAACAGTTCCTTGGGGCAGTGCAGGAACTCCTGGCCGCTGGTCAGCTATCGGTTAGTAGTTATTAG
- a CDS encoding methyl-accepting chemotaxis protein, producing MPDMPTIANENQPSKEQRAALSGQISQGQAESLQTMRSVRSTMATTGEQLEKLDSSTQEIANTINLIRQFAAQTHLLALKASIEAARAGEEGRGFSVIADEVRSLAAQSAEATAAMEALIVTIQSQARELTSGIKASNQQLNSHNQQLEMNQQYWQQLAATLLPHS from the coding sequence ATGCCTGATATGCCCACCATTGCAAACGAGAACCAACCATCAAAGGAACAGCGGGCTGCACTGTCCGGGCAGATTAGCCAGGGGCAAGCAGAGAGCCTGCAGACCATGCGTAGTGTACGGTCAACCATGGCCACCACGGGGGAACAACTGGAAAAGCTGGATAGTTCCACCCAGGAGATTGCCAATACAATTAACTTGATTCGACAATTTGCGGCCCAGACTCACCTGTTGGCGCTGAAAGCATCCATTGAAGCGGCCCGGGCGGGGGAAGAAGGTAGGGGCTTTTCGGTCATTGCGGACGAAGTACGGAGCTTGGCGGCCCAATCAGCGGAGGCAACGGCGGCCATGGAAGCCTTAATTGTGACTATCCAGTCCCAGGCGAGGGAATTGACCAGTGGCATCAAGGCCAGCAACCAGCAACTGAATAGCCATAACCAGCAACTGGAAATGAATCAGCAGTATTGGCAACAGCTAGCCGCCACCCTTTTGCCCCACTCCTAA